From the Paenibacillus sp. FSL H8-0548 genome, one window contains:
- a CDS encoding ATP-binding protein, whose protein sequence is MSKNNNNRLPRAKGSEMAAFYTPKDCARKVKRIVFQPENRRIIEEFLTILEMKEKFVEHDVPIPNKIVMFGPPGTGKTLTAFYMAQQLDIPLVLVRLDTIIHSHLGETASNVRKIFEYAKASPCVLFLDEFDAIARTRDNNDEVKEMARVVNTLLQCLDEFECGSIFMAATNLQEELDHAVWRRFDTKMTYGMPDDVTRNEYLRLLIGDFNQEQQTLQFASSSLKGCSFADMEQIVLKAKRKAIIESTLLSAEHIQYSLEEYKPHLNTEELQIN, encoded by the coding sequence AAGGGGTCGGAGATGGCTGCGTTTTATACACCAAAGGATTGTGCGCGCAAGGTGAAGCGCATCGTGTTTCAGCCGGAAAACCGGAGAATTATAGAAGAGTTTCTCACGATCCTTGAGATGAAGGAGAAATTTGTTGAGCATGATGTGCCGATTCCGAACAAAATTGTTATGTTTGGTCCTCCAGGCACAGGGAAGACGCTAACTGCTTTTTATATGGCTCAGCAGCTTGATATTCCGCTTGTGCTTGTACGACTGGATACGATTATACATAGCCATCTAGGGGAGACCGCGAGCAATGTGCGAAAAATATTCGAGTATGCGAAGGCATCTCCTTGTGTGCTGTTTCTAGATGAGTTTGATGCGATCGCGAGGACGCGTGACAACAATGATGAGGTAAAGGAAATGGCAAGGGTCGTCAACACGCTGCTGCAATGCTTGGACGAGTTTGAATGCGGCAGTATTTTTATGGCTGCAACGAACTTGCAAGAGGAGCTGGATCACGCGGTATGGCGCAGATTTGATACGAAAATGACCTATGGCATGCCCGATGACGTAACAAGAAATGAGTATCTCCGATTGTTGATTGGAGATTTCAATCAAGAGCAGCAAACGCTGCAGTTTGCCAGCTCGTCGTTAAAGGGATGCAGCTTCGCTGATATGGAGCAAATTGTGTTGAAGGCCAAGCGAAAGGCGATAATCGAAAGCACGCTGCTCAGTGCGGAGCATATTCAGTATTCCCTAGAGGAGTATAAGCCGCATTTGAATACAGAAGAGCTTCAAATAAATTAA
- a CDS encoding GTP-binding protein produces the protein MKMQAAEHKIPVTVLSGYLGAGKTTILNHVLNNREGLRVAVIVNDLGEVNIDADLIRDGGGLSRTEESLVEMSNGCICCTLRDDLLQEVERLALEKRFDYILIESTGIGEPVPVAQTFTYVDEEQNIDLSKLTRLDTMVTVVDAVNFWNDFNTKETLLDREQEAGEGDTRGVVHLLIEQIEFCDVLVINKCDMVSESELERLELTLKGLQPRARIVRASRGGVNPKDILNTQLFDFEEASQSAGWIKELQKEEHTPETEEYGIATFIYKRKTPFHPERLLKWLAKWPRTIVRSKGLMWIATRNNMAVTFSQAGVSRQLSPAGLWVAALSEEERFSYFGSEYEKTADWDDKWGDRVTKLVFIGIEMDRMGIAASLDEALLTPEEMDGNWRDLKDPIPNFS, from the coding sequence ATGAAGATGCAAGCGGCAGAACATAAAATTCCGGTTACTGTGCTTAGCGGTTATTTAGGAGCGGGTAAAACAACGATACTAAACCACGTGCTGAATAATCGGGAAGGGCTGAGAGTCGCCGTTATCGTCAATGATTTAGGCGAGGTGAATATTGATGCGGATCTGATACGCGATGGCGGAGGTCTGAGCCGGACAGAAGAATCACTTGTTGAAATGTCCAATGGCTGCATTTGCTGCACGCTGCGGGATGATTTATTGCAGGAGGTGGAGCGTCTCGCGCTGGAAAAGCGTTTTGACTATATTTTGATCGAATCAACGGGCATTGGAGAGCCGGTTCCAGTTGCTCAAACCTTTACCTATGTAGACGAGGAGCAAAATATTGATTTATCTAAGCTGACAAGGCTTGATACGATGGTTACGGTCGTAGATGCGGTTAATTTTTGGAATGACTTTAATACGAAGGAAACGTTGCTGGATCGGGAGCAGGAGGCGGGAGAAGGAGACACGAGGGGCGTCGTCCACCTCTTGATTGAGCAGATTGAGTTTTGTGATGTGCTCGTTATTAATAAATGTGATATGGTTAGCGAATCAGAGCTGGAGAGACTTGAATTGACGCTGAAGGGGCTTCAGCCTAGAGCTAGGATTGTAAGAGCAAGTCGTGGCGGCGTAAACCCAAAGGATATTTTGAACACGCAGCTCTTTGATTTTGAGGAGGCAAGTCAATCAGCGGGTTGGATCAAGGAGCTCCAGAAGGAGGAGCATACGCCAGAGACTGAGGAATACGGCATTGCCACTTTCATTTATAAACGAAAAACCCCCTTTCATCCGGAGCGCCTGCTGAAGTGGCTTGCGAAATGGCCGAGGACGATCGTGCGCTCGAAAGGTTTAATGTGGATCGCAACGCGGAATAATATGGCTGTGACGTTCAGTCAGGCGGGGGTATCCAGGCAATTGTCACCAGCAGGTCTCTGGGTTGCTGCGCTGTCAGAGGAAGAGCGATTTTCCTATTTTGGCAGTGAATACGAGAAGACGGCAGATTGGGATGACAAGTGGGGGGATCGGGTCACGAAGCTTGTATTTATCGGCATTGAGATGGATCGGATGGGTATTGCAGCTTCGCTTGATGAAGCATTGCTGACACCTGAAGAGATGGACGGAAACTGGCGGGACCTTAAGGATCCGATTCCGAATTTCTCGTAA
- a CDS encoding ABC transporter substrate-binding protein, translating into MNRKKMFVISLLLAAALMVSACGNAVNDSLEHTSPAGQATTAPAAEEPTAVFEPQTVVDATGTVLEIPAEVTKIVCIVSLCVDVLAELGLEPAAIAESGVRTIATQPEFYGIKGESFASIGGSFFEPNLEDIVTAKPELVIGLMGVHDALREGLDGVAPIYLANPKTYTDSLAVLETIGKLTGKTAEAKAAEEAFLAKLEAAKKKSPKDKKALIMYGSDVNFAIVTDSGLGGTILKEVTAYPWRVNDPSEDPYGDGSIQYSLEKLLEQNPDIIFVESYSYSPGTKPLSEQMKELPLWSKLKAVQEGKVIEVRSPVWGDGRGTRSLGILLDESLEYMYPDLF; encoded by the coding sequence ATGAATCGTAAAAAAATGTTCGTCATCAGTTTGCTTCTAGCTGCCGCTTTAATGGTTTCCGCTTGCGGGAACGCGGTAAATGATAGCTTGGAGCATACCTCGCCCGCAGGGCAAGCAACGACTGCTCCGGCTGCTGAAGAACCAACTGCCGTATTTGAGCCGCAAACCGTTGTAGATGCTACCGGAACAGTGTTGGAAATTCCTGCTGAAGTAACTAAGATTGTCTGTATTGTATCCCTATGCGTTGACGTATTGGCAGAGCTTGGGCTTGAGCCCGCTGCTATTGCAGAGAGCGGTGTTCGGACAATTGCGACACAGCCTGAATTTTACGGTATAAAAGGGGAATCTTTCGCATCCATTGGAGGCAGCTTCTTCGAACCAAACCTTGAGGATATTGTTACGGCTAAGCCTGAGCTCGTCATTGGATTGATGGGGGTACATGATGCTCTGCGAGAAGGGCTGGATGGCGTTGCGCCGATTTATCTTGCTAATCCGAAAACCTATACGGATTCACTTGCAGTGTTGGAGACGATCGGAAAGCTGACCGGTAAAACGGCTGAGGCTAAGGCTGCTGAAGAAGCCTTTCTTGCCAAGCTGGAGGCGGCAAAGAAGAAGTCGCCAAAGGACAAGAAAGCACTAATTATGTACGGGTCTGATGTGAATTTTGCCATCGTAACCGATAGCGGACTTGGCGGAACAATATTGAAGGAGGTAACTGCATACCCTTGGAGGGTTAATGATCCATCGGAAGATCCGTACGGGGATGGCAGCATTCAGTATTCATTAGAAAAGCTGCTGGAACAAAATCCAGACATCATTTTTGTGGAAAGTTATTCTTATAGTCCAGGTACGAAGCCGCTTTCCGAGCAAATGAAAGAGCTGCCGCTATGGAGCAAGCTCAAGGCGGTTCAAGAGGGTAAGGTAATCGAAGTGCGTTCACCCGTTTGGGGAGATGGTCGAGGAACTCGCTCCTTGGGCATTTTATTGGATGAATCACTTGAATACATGTACCCGGATTTGTTTTAG
- a CDS encoding iron ABC transporter permease: protein MQEGTHVHTIGRRSILLPIFLFGLLFMTTGIIHLKYGSPAMTWAELLAAIFSNTEVDLHRTIVWEMRIPRIVLGFLVGTMLGAAGTMMQGAMNNKLAGPELLGISSGASLAMAAITVLHLPISVLVHPVVALIGGLLGGFSVVLASRGSRGTVGMLLIGMSVSAILNGLLIILIALGTSNDVNLLYTYLLGSLANRNWSHVLRMLPWTAAVLPLAFHFTRTLNVLQLGDEAAAGLGVQVQRSRLMILVLCTGLVAITVAQCGPIGYVALLAPHSIRSMVGSDDNRLVLPLSALCGGILLMTADTVARLLLYPMEIPVGVWTTLLGGAFFLFFFIKRQGGGVNA, encoded by the coding sequence ATGCAAGAGGGTACACATGTACACACAATCGGAAGAAGAAGCATTCTTCTTCCGATTTTTTTATTTGGCCTGCTCTTTATGACGACAGGAATTATTCATTTAAAGTATGGTTCTCCGGCTATGACATGGGCGGAGCTGCTTGCTGCTATTTTTTCCAATACCGAAGTGGATCTCCATCGGACGATCGTGTGGGAAATGCGAATTCCGCGCATTGTGCTTGGCTTTCTGGTGGGGACGATGCTGGGTGCTGCGGGAACTATGATGCAGGGGGCAATGAATAATAAGCTGGCGGGACCGGAGCTGCTTGGGATATCATCGGGTGCCTCGCTTGCAATGGCGGCAATTACGGTGCTCCATTTGCCCATATCTGTTCTTGTTCATCCCGTTGTCGCTTTAATCGGAGGATTGTTAGGAGGCTTTAGCGTCGTGCTTGCATCCAGAGGGAGCCGCGGAACTGTAGGCATGCTGCTTATTGGAATGTCCGTATCGGCAATACTGAATGGCCTGCTCATTATTCTGATTGCTCTTGGAACAAGCAATGACGTCAATCTACTCTATACTTACTTGCTCGGCTCGCTTGCCAATCGCAATTGGAGCCATGTGCTGCGCATGCTGCCATGGACAGCAGCTGTTTTGCCGCTGGCTTTCCACTTTACCCGTACGCTTAATGTTCTTCAGCTTGGTGATGAAGCGGCGGCTGGGCTAGGCGTTCAGGTGCAGCGCTCGCGGCTGATGATTCTTGTGCTTTGCACTGGATTAGTTGCCATAACCGTTGCGCAATGCGGGCCTATAGGCTATGTGGCATTACTTGCGCCGCATTCAATTCGCAGCATGGTAGGCTCAGACGATAACCGTTTGGTGCTGCCTTTATCGGCATTATGCGGGGGGATACTGTTAATGACTGCAGATACCGTTGCCCGCTTGCTGCTATATCCGATGGAAATTCCTGTGGGCGTGTGGACGACGCTGCTTGGCGGGGCATTTTTCTTATTCTTTTTTATTAAACGGCAGGGTGGCGGAGTAAATGCTTAA
- a CDS encoding iron ABC transporter permease, with product MLNDQQTTAARVQKRQMSVMLLLLGICIMFVLHIGLGKTMLTPEEVMRALFDRGGDEGFRHIVWNLRLPRALIAIVAGMMLGTAGAILQVIMRNPLVEPGLIGASAGAVCFAVLWMSYASDAFTKAVPLPFVALIGGLGAVMLVYALNARQQSNGARLALIGVIMTAILQSAVSLLLLQNQRGLSTIFLWSFGSLNGRGWSSWSMLWPWAALGLLLAMLYSRQAELLQLGDMTARGLGLAANRSRFILLVVASALTAASVSVVGAIGFIGLIGPHIAALLVGRRPIYLFPVSALLAAFLLLASDWIAQSITLRLSFPGMENHLTSLPVGAVTTLLGAPFFLYLLRKALVKK from the coding sequence ATGCTTAACGATCAGCAGACGACAGCGGCTCGGGTTCAAAAGCGGCAGATGTCTGTTATGTTGTTGCTGCTAGGAATTTGCATAATGTTCGTGCTGCATATCGGGCTTGGCAAAACGATGCTGACACCTGAGGAAGTTATGCGAGCGCTATTTGACCGGGGCGGAGATGAAGGATTCCGGCACATCGTGTGGAATTTACGACTGCCGCGTGCGCTAATTGCGATTGTGGCCGGCATGATGCTCGGAACAGCGGGTGCTATTTTGCAGGTAATTATGCGCAATCCTTTAGTTGAGCCAGGGCTTATCGGTGCATCAGCGGGTGCTGTATGTTTTGCTGTCCTCTGGATGAGCTATGCATCTGACGCTTTCACCAAAGCAGTGCCGCTTCCATTCGTCGCATTAATAGGCGGTCTTGGAGCGGTCATGCTGGTTTATGCCTTAAATGCACGTCAGCAGAGCAATGGTGCGCGTCTTGCTCTTATCGGTGTCATCATGACAGCAATATTGCAATCGGCTGTATCGCTGCTTCTGCTTCAAAATCAGCGGGGGTTATCTACCATTTTCTTGTGGTCATTCGGCTCGCTTAACGGCAGAGGCTGGAGCAGCTGGTCGATGCTTTGGCCATGGGCTGCTCTTGGACTGCTGCTCGCTATGTTATATTCGCGACAGGCGGAACTTTTGCAGCTCGGAGATATGACAGCTAGGGGACTCGGCCTGGCCGCAAACCGCTCGCGCTTTATTTTGCTTGTTGTCGCTTCGGCTTTAACAGCCGCATCTGTATCTGTTGTAGGCGCTATTGGCTTCATTGGACTCATTGGGCCTCATATTGCTGCGTTGCTTGTCGGCAGGAGACCCATCTACTTGTTTCCAGTCAGCGCGCTCCTAGCCGCATTTCTCCTGCTCGCATCCGACTGGATTGCTCAGAGCATTACGCTTAGACTGTCTTTTCCAGGAATGGAGAATCACTTGACTAGCTTGCCAGTCGGCGCGGTTACTACGCTGCTTGGAGCACCATTCTTTCTCTACCTGCTGCGTAAAGCTTTAGTGAAAAAGTAA
- a CDS encoding EAL domain-containing protein: MEHVHGSYDSLLVLFSYLIAVMASYTALDLAGRVNSSNGSIRLGWLLFGAASMGMGIWSMHFVGMLALKLPITIKYDLIIVLLSVFAAIGAAFVALYVVGRGELKKSQLIIGGLLLAAGISIMHYVGMAAMLIPITYNPAIFLLSILIAVCASIAALWLSFYFRKGGERGELWKKLGSGAIMGAAIVGMHYTGMMAANFHNSSRPALFYGVFLEQQWLAYVIAGGIFFTLSLSLFGIYISKRLARKDSEIEQSDKWYRSLYENSQDGIVSVDLQYKVISHNSIALQITGYSSKEVMNQPISTLYGIIPSEMHEQVIQMFQRSFNGETVNHETAIIRADGKRFDLSVINVPVLVEGKVVGIYIIFKDITAEKQATRRINHMAYHDELTGLPNRRMFNQSIVQAIEESSSSKSSFAIMVLDIDRFKMINDSLGHTVGDQFLQEVSSRIKQTISGHNIMLARIGGDEFTLLCRDYESEQEIEVLASSIISCIQAPYRLKESDFFVSASIGIALFPIHGENEIQLLKNADTAMYEVKKKGKNDFQFFTAELNQKLQQKIELEGDLRRAIERGELLLHYQPQIRTEDRMMIGIEALIRWEHPDKGMLSPALFIPIAEETGLIYEIGSWVLREACLQMRKWHDEGGPLIPISVNLSSQQFHQTNLAEYIMSILEETGLEPAYLELEITESMMMDAEVSSSILNQLNDYGIRISLDDFGTGYSSLSYLKMFPIHKVKIDRSFIREITENNNDRAIVSTIIAMAKHLNMEVIAEGIETKEQLDILTDNSCSKIQGYYFSKPLSAVDVENSFFIPRRVAK; the protein is encoded by the coding sequence ATGGAGCATGTTCATGGTTCTTATGATAGTTTATTAGTTTTATTTTCCTATCTTATAGCAGTTATGGCCTCCTATACGGCGCTTGATCTAGCAGGGAGGGTAAATAGTTCGAATGGGAGCATTAGGCTTGGATGGTTGTTATTTGGGGCAGCCTCTATGGGAATGGGAATATGGTCGATGCATTTTGTGGGCATGCTCGCATTAAAACTTCCTATAACGATTAAATATGATCTGATCATTGTATTGCTCTCGGTTTTTGCAGCAATTGGGGCAGCGTTTGTAGCACTGTATGTCGTGGGCAGAGGCGAGCTGAAGAAGTCACAGCTGATCATCGGCGGTTTGCTGCTTGCGGCGGGCATTTCCATTATGCATTATGTCGGGATGGCAGCGATGCTCATTCCTATAACCTATAATCCGGCTATATTCCTGCTGTCTATATTAATAGCAGTATGTGCTTCGATAGCTGCTTTATGGCTTTCCTTTTATTTCCGCAAAGGCGGCGAGCGCGGAGAGCTGTGGAAGAAACTTGGAAGCGGAGCCATTATGGGTGCGGCGATCGTAGGAATGCACTATACAGGCATGATGGCGGCTAATTTTCATAACAGCAGCAGACCTGCTCTTTTTTACGGTGTTTTTTTGGAACAACAATGGCTTGCTTATGTGATTGCAGGGGGCATATTCTTTACATTAAGCTTGTCCTTATTCGGAATATACATATCGAAACGGCTGGCTCGCAAAGATTCTGAAATAGAGCAAAGCGACAAGTGGTACAGATCTTTGTACGAAAATAGTCAGGACGGCATCGTATCGGTGGATTTGCAATATAAGGTCATCAGCCATAATTCGATTGCGCTGCAAATCACAGGCTACAGCAGCAAAGAAGTAATGAATCAACCGATTTCCACACTATATGGGATCATTCCAAGTGAGATGCATGAACAGGTTATACAGATGTTTCAACGGTCGTTTAATGGCGAAACTGTAAATCACGAAACCGCAATTATTCGTGCAGATGGAAAACGTTTTGATTTAAGCGTTATCAATGTTCCTGTTCTTGTTGAAGGGAAAGTAGTTGGAATCTATATCATCTTTAAAGATATTACTGCAGAGAAGCAAGCGACACGGAGAATTAATCATATGGCCTATCACGATGAGCTTACGGGCTTGCCTAATCGCCGCATGTTCAATCAAAGCATCGTACAGGCGATAGAAGAGAGCAGCAGCAGCAAATCATCCTTTGCCATCATGGTGCTTGATATCGACCGTTTCAAAATGATCAACGACTCGCTTGGCCATACTGTTGGCGATCAATTTCTACAAGAGGTAAGCAGCCGAATTAAGCAAACGATATCTGGGCATAACATCATGCTTGCGCGTATTGGCGGGGATGAATTCACCCTGCTTTGCCGAGATTATGAATCAGAACAGGAGATTGAGGTGCTGGCCAGCAGCATTATAAGCTGTATTCAAGCTCCTTATCGGCTTAAAGAAAGTGACTTCTTTGTATCAGCGAGTATCGGCATCGCTCTATTCCCAATCCATGGCGAGAACGAGATACAGCTTTTGAAAAATGCGGATACAGCGATGTACGAGGTGAAGAAAAAAGGGAAAAATGACTTTCAGTTTTTTACTGCTGAGCTCAATCAAAAGCTCCAGCAGAAGATTGAATTAGAAGGTGATTTGAGAAGGGCAATTGAGCGTGGAGAGCTGCTGCTGCATTATCAGCCGCAAATTCGGACAGAGGATCGAATGATGATCGGGATTGAAGCGCTGATACGGTGGGAGCACCCTGATAAAGGCATGTTGTCACCTGCGCTCTTCATACCGATTGCAGAAGAGACGGGGCTCATCTATGAGATTGGATCATGGGTTCTGAGAGAAGCTTGCTTGCAAATGCGCAAATGGCATGACGAGGGTGGTCCGTTAATTCCCATTTCCGTCAACCTATCCTCGCAGCAATTCCATCAGACTAACTTGGCGGAATATATTATGTCTATTCTGGAGGAGACAGGGCTCGAGCCAGCTTATTTGGAGCTGGAAATAACGGAAAGCATGATGATGGATGCAGAGGTGTCCAGCAGTATTTTGAATCAGCTGAATGACTACGGCATTCGAATCAGTCTGGATGATTTTGGGACAGGCTACAGCTCATTAAGCTATTTAAAGATGTTCCCTATTCATAAGGTCAAAATTGATCGTTCCTTCATTCGTGAGATTACGGAAAACAACAATGATCGAGCTATTGTTTCAACGATTATTGCAATGGCGAAGCATTTGAACATGGAGGTCATTGCCGAGGGAATCGAAACGAAGGAGCAGCTTGATATTTTGACAGACAATTCTTGCAGCAAAATCCAAGGCTATTACTTCAGCAAGCCGCTGTCTGCCGTTGATGTAGAGAATTCGTTCTTCATACCGAGGCGTGTAGCCAAATAA
- a CDS encoding Cof-type HAD-IIB family hydrolase translates to MYKLIAIDVDDTLLTDDLTVTEGTKHALRAAIAQGVTVTLATGRMYASAQKIANQIELNVPIITYQGALVKTLLDGQVLYERNVPIDAAKELYAYVEANGLHLQLYVDDELYATEDNDKIRKYSELVNIPYKIEPDFDKLLDFPMNKMLIIDDPARLDRIAEELKPLIGDRVHITKSKAHYLEFMHKEGTKGHALRFMAEHLGCTMDQTIALGDAWNDNEMIVAAGLGVAMGNAVQSLKDIADYVTLSNNEEGVKHVIEKFVLHASTV, encoded by the coding sequence ATGTATAAATTAATCGCTATTGATGTTGATGATACTTTATTAACGGATGACCTGACGGTAACGGAAGGCACGAAGCACGCGCTTCGGGCTGCTATTGCGCAAGGCGTAACCGTCACACTGGCAACAGGACGCATGTATGCTTCGGCCCAAAAGATCGCTAATCAAATCGAACTCAATGTTCCTATTATTACTTATCAGGGAGCCCTCGTCAAAACTCTGCTCGACGGTCAGGTGCTGTACGAAAGAAATGTGCCTATCGACGCGGCTAAGGAGCTTTATGCCTATGTTGAAGCGAATGGTCTCCATTTGCAGCTGTATGTGGACGATGAGCTTTATGCAACTGAGGATAACGATAAAATTAGGAAGTATTCCGAGCTCGTCAACATCCCTTACAAAATAGAGCCTGATTTCGATAAACTGCTCGATTTTCCAATGAACAAAATGCTTATCATCGATGATCCCGCTCGTCTGGATAGGATTGCGGAGGAGCTAAAGCCGCTTATTGGCGATCGTGTCCATATTACAAAATCAAAGGCACACTACTTGGAATTTATGCATAAAGAAGGAACAAAGGGACATGCCCTCCGGTTTATGGCGGAGCATCTCGGCTGTACGATGGATCAAACGATTGCGCTTGGCGATGCGTGGAATGACAATGAAATGATTGTTGCTGCCGGGCTCGGCGTAGCGATGGGCAACGCTGTTCAATCACTTAAGGATATTGCTGATTATGTAACGTTGTCAAACAATGAAGAAGGCGTTAAGCATGTGATCGAGAAGTTTGTGCTTCATGCATCAACAGTTTAG